From one Triticum urartu cultivar G1812 chromosome 3, Tu2.1, whole genome shotgun sequence genomic stretch:
- the LOC125544762 gene encoding probable alpha,alpha-trehalose-phosphate synthase [UDP-forming] 7, with product MMSRSYTNLLDLAEGNFAALGPAGGGARRRSGSFGMKRMSRVMTVPGTLSELDGEDESEPAATNSVASDVPSSVSGERLLVVSNQLPIVARRRPDGRGWSFSWDDDSLLLQLRDGIPDEMEVLFVGGVRADIPLAEQDEVSQALYDRFRCVAVFLPESLHDRFYHSFCKRQLWPLFHYMLPFASSAPTATSSSSSSAPPAGNGRFDRGSWEAYVLANKFFFEKVVEVINPEDDYVWVHDYHLMALPTFLRRRFNRLRIGFFLHSPFPSSEIYRTLPVREEILKALLNCDLIGFHTFDYARHFLSCCSRMLGIEYQSKRGYIGLEYFGRTVGIKIMPVGIHMDQLQAVLCLPDRQWRVSELQQQFEGKTVLLGVDDMDIFKGINLKLLAFENMLRTHPKWQGRAVLVQIAKPVRGKGKDLEAIEAEIRESYNRINGEFGRSGYSPVVFIDRDVSSVEKSAYYTIAECVVVTAVRDGMNLTPYEYIVCRQGTPRSESSSEVTGPKKSMLVVSEFIGCSPSLSGAIRVNPWNVEATAEAMNEAISMSDQEKQLRHEKHYRYVSTHDVAYWSKSFIQDLERACKDHFRRTCWGIGLGFGFRVVALDPHFTKLNMDSIVMAYERSESRAIFLDYDGTLVPQTSINKTPSAEVLRIINTLCSDERNIVFIVSGRGRDKLGEWFSSCPKLGIAAEHGYFLRWSRDDEWQTCAQASDFGWMEMAEPVMNLYTESTDGSYIENKESALVWHHQDADPGFGSSQAKEMLDHLESVLANEPVSVKSGQYIVEVKPQGVSKGVIAENILISMKERGKQADFVLCIGDDRSDEDMFENIADVIKRGMVAPKTPLFACTVGQKPSKAKFYLDDTFEVATMLSALAEATDPEPMAGSTDELATSMSSIDIGGEQSQSRGRAFDGL from the exons ATGATGTCGCGGTCGTATACCAACCTGCTCGATCTCGCCGAGGGCAACTTCGCCGCGCTCGGCCCggccggcggcggggcgcggcggagGTCGGGCTCGTTCGGGATGAAGCGGATGTCGCGGGTCATGACGGTGCCGGGCACGCTGTCGGAGCTCGACGGGGAGGACGAGTCGGAGCCGGCCGCCACCAACAGCGTCGCCTCCGACGTGCCCTCCTCCGTGTCGGGCGAGCGCCTGCTCGTCGTCTCCAACCAGCTCCCAATCgtcgcgcgccgccgccccgacggCCGCGGCTGGTCCTTCTCCTGGGACGACGACTCGCTGCTCCTCCAGCTCCGCGACGGCATTCCCGACGAGATGGAGGTGCTCTTCGTCGGCGGCGTGCGCGCCGACATCCCCCTCGCCGAGCAGGACGAGGTCTCGCAGGCGCTGTACGACCGCTTCCGCTGCGTCGCGGTGTTCCTCCCCGAGTCCCTCCACGACCGCTTCTACCACAGCTTCTGCAAGCGCCAACTCTGGCCTCTCTTCCACTACATGCTCCCCTTCGCCTCCTCCGCGCCTACagcaacctcctcctcctcctcatcggcTCCCCCGGCTGGCAACGGCCGCTTCGACCGCGGCTCGTGGGAGGCATACGTGCTCGCCAACAAGTTCTTCTTCGAGAAGGTCGTGGAGGTCATCAACCCGGAGGACGACTATGTGTGGGTCCACGACTACCACCTCATGGCGCTTCCCACCTTCCTCCGCCGCCGCTTCAACCGCCTCCGCATCGGCTTCTTCCTCCACAGCCCATTCCCCTCGTCGGAGATCTACCGCACCCTGCCTGTCCGCGAGGAGATCCTAAAGGCGCTGCTCAATTGTGATCTCATTGGGTTCCACACTTTCGATTACGCCAGGCATTTCCTCTCATGCTGTAGTAGGATGCTGGGAATCGAATACCAGTCCAAGCGTGGGTACATTGGATTGGAGTACTTTGGCCGCACTGTTGGGATCAAAATCATGCCTGTGGGAATTCATATGGATCAGTTGCAGGCGGTTCTGTGCTTGCCGGACAGGCAGTGGAGAGTTTCCGAGCTGCAGCAGCAGTTTGAGGGGAAGACTGTGTTGCTCGGTGTGGATGATATGGACATCTTTAAAGGGATCAATCTGAAGCTTCTTGCCTTTGAGAATATGCTGAGGACGCACCCCAAGTGGCAGGGACGAGCAGTGTTGGTGCAGATTGCAAAGCCAGTCCGTGGGAAGGGTAAAGATCTGGAAGCCATTGAGGCTGAGATTCGTGAGAGCTACAATAGGATCAATGGAGAGTTTGGCCGGTCCGGGTACAGCCCTGTTGTTTTTATTGATAGGGATGTGTCTAGTGTGGAGAAGAGTGCCTACTATACGATCGCGGAATGTGTGGTAGTGACCGCAGTAAGGGATGGGATGAACTTGACACCATATGAATACATCGTCTGTAGGCAGGGGACACCTAGATCGGAGTCCTCATCGGAGGTGACTGGGCCGAAGAAGAGCATGCTCGTGGTGTCAGAGTTCATTGGGTGCTCACCGTCTTTGAGTGGTGCTATTCGTGTTAACCCATGGAATGTAGAGGCAACTGCAGAGGCGATGAATGAGGCCATTTCAATGTCTGATCAGGAGAAGCAGCTGAGGCACGAGAAGCACTACCGTTATGTCAGCACTCATGATGTTGCTTATTGGTCGAAGAGCTTCATCCAGGACTTGGAGAGGGCTTGCAAGGACCATTTTAGAAGGACATGCTGGGGCATTGGATTGGGATTTGGTTTCAGGGTGGTGGCCTTAGACCCTCATTTCACAAAGCTTAACATGGATTCTATTGTTATGGCTTACGAGAGGTCAGAGAGCAGAGCTATATTTCTTGACTATGATGGAACATTGGTGCCTCAGACTTCCATCAACAAGACGCCTAGTGCAGAAGTTCTGAGGATTATCAATACCCTCTGCTCAGATGAGAGGAACATAGTTTTTATTGTCAGCGGGAGAGGCAGGGATAAATTGGGCGAATGGTTTTCCTCGTGTCCGAAGCTGGGTATTGCAGCTGAACATGGCTACTTCTTAAG GTGGAGTAGGGATGATGAGTGGCAAACGTGTGCCCAGGCTTCGGACTTCGGATGGATGGAAATGGCTGAACCAGTGATGAATTTGTATACGGAATCAACTGATGGATCCTACATTGAGAACAAGGAAAGTGCTTTGGTGTGGCACCACCAGGATGCTGACCCAGGCTTTGGGTCCTCACAGGCCAAAGAGATGCTTGATCACCTGGAGAGTGTGCTAGCAAACGAACCGGTCTCTGTTAAGAGTGGCCAGTATATTGTTGAAGTCAAACCTCAG GGAGTAAGCAAGGGAGTAATAGCTGAAAACATACTGATATCAATGAAAGAGAGAGGAAAACAGGCCGACTTTGTATTGTGTATTGGTGATGACAGGTCTGACGAAGACATGTTTGAAAACATTGCGGATGTAATCAAAAGGGGTATGGTTGCCCCCAAAACACCATTGTTTGCATGCACCGTGGGACAAAAACCAAGTAAAGCAAAATTCTACCTGGATGATACGTTTGAAGTGGCCACCATGCTGAGCGCACTGGCGGAGGCTACAGATCCTGAACCTATGGCTGGCTCCACCGATGAGTTAGCTACGTCTATGTCCTCAATTGATATTGGTGGTGAACAAAGTCAGTCAAGGGGTAGAGCTTTCGATGGATTGTAG